The genome window TTCGCCTATTAAATTTAAAGTTTTAGTCGCTTCAGCAGAAATTGCAGCATTAGAACGTAACAAAGGAGTTTTAAAATCTAAAGCTTCTCCATGATAACTAACAAAGACTGAAGGAATATATAAAGTTTTTCCATTTTCAGTTTCCATGATAAACATAGGACTTGAAGGGTCCCAACCAGTATAACCTCTAGCTTCAAAAGTAGAGCGTTTACCTCCTGATGGAAAGCTTGATGCGTCTGGCTCACTTTGCAATAACTCAGGTCCAGTAAATCTTTCAATGGGATTTCCGCTTTTATCAAACCAGAGAAATGCATCATGTTTTTCAGCTGTCGCACCTGTTTGAGGTTGAAACCAATGACAATAGTGTGTTGCCCCTTTTTCCATTGCCCACTCTCTTGCTGCTGATGCAACTCTTTCAGCTAAAGCCGAGTCTATTTTACCTCCAAGCTTCATAACTTTACTCATAGTTTCCAAATCTTGAGATGATAGTCGTTTTACCATTGCTCTAAGATCAAAAACATTTGTTCCAAAATATTCCGCAACTCTAGATTGTTTTCCATCTCCGTTTAGAGGGCGATTCACTTTGCGAAAAGATAAAGGGTAGTAAGGTAAAATATCAGTCATTTGGTGCAACTCCAAAAAATAAACAAAATTCTAAATAAAAGAATAAACCTCTAAATAAACAAAATTTATATATAGAATTTTAAATATCAAAAAACTTTAATCAATTCGGTCATTCGTTCTTAGCATAAATAATTTTAAAAGGAAAAGAGATTTTTATTTTTTAGAAGAATAGCGTAACCAAAAGAATATAGGTACTCTTGAAGGAAAAATGACTATAAATAGAAAGGAAAGAATTCCTCCTAATAAAAAAGCTTCCGAAAGTGCTGCACATATTTTTGATTTTTCGCTCACTTTCAAATGGATATTTTTATGATTTTTTATAGCAATACCAAAAATCCATCGACCTAAGGTTGATCCTTCAAAACCTAAAATTGAATATTGAAAAAGAAAAACTAAAAAGGCCATAAACAACCAAACTTGCAAAGAAAACATAAAGGTGTAAATCATATTCATATCTGTAGTTATAAAGCTCAAAATTTTTGCATTACTTGGTGATATCGCAAAAAAACCCTTTGGAAGAAAAACAAAATTTATACATAGTGAAATAATTAAAAAGCAAAATCCTAATAAAGCATCTATAGTCCAAGCCAAAAACGCAAAAAATGGATTTACATAGTATTTCTCAATAGTTGAATTTTTATAATCTATTTTTTGTTTTTCATGTTGTTTTTTTAAATTTTTATTATTTAAAGAATTTTCTGAATCATTTAAAATATTTTCACTCAAAGGAATTGCAATTTCAGATGAATGTTCATCGGCAAAAATCTCATTTTTGGTTTCGATTTTATTTTCTAAATAATTATTTTTAACTTTATCGGATTGAATTTGTTTTATTTCATGAGAATTTAATTTTTTTTGGATTACTTCAGAGAAAAAACCAAATCCTGAATGGAGAGGTCTGATGTCATTTTTCTTAGTAGAAAAGTAGTTTGAGAGAATGAAACTCATAAAGCTTCCTCAACAAACAAATTTAGTAAAGATTTTTTAACAATATCTTCTTTAATAGAACTAATTTTTTCTTTCCATTGATTTACAGGAAAAATTGCTTTTGCCATTGTCCGATGTCCTCCACCTGAACCAAATCCTACGTTTGCAATGATTTTTCGCACTACATCGCCTGCATTTTTAACATATCCCACATTGCGGATACTCATCACAAGATTTTCTTCAAATACACCAGCACAAACAACCCATTCAATTCCTTCAAACTGCAGCATAAAATCTGCAACTTGAGGAATTAAATCTTCTCTAGTTACATTTGTTAAATAGCTTACTAACAGTTTATCTTGATATTCCATTTTCAATAAAGCATTTGCCAACAAAGGAGCAAATGCCATAGGTATTTCTGGTTTCTCCATTCTTCTGAGCAAATTATAATTTATATCTGGATATAAAGAAACAAAAGCGTATAAATCCGCATCGATAACTTCTCGATTTAAATGTAAGGTGTCGGCCTTAATACCGTAAATCAAAGCAGTAGCTAATCGTTGACCGATATTTACAGCAGCTGCACGTAAATATTCGGTTAAAATAGTGGATGTGGCTCCATATTTTGAACGAATATCGCAATAAGGTATATTTTGATAATTTCCGACCATAGGATGATGATCAATAATGACGTCTACTCTCGGTAAAGGAAATGTGAAATGTGCTGGTTGCGTATCAAGCAAAGCTACTTTATCAAAATTAGACAGATCTTGGGGCTTAATTGTTAATACTTCTAAATCTAGTAATTGCATCATCGCAATATTTTCAGGACGAGTTACTTTTCCAAAGCTAACTATAGGTGTTGAAAGTTTATTTCTTCCTAACAGACATCGTAAGGCAAGAGCTGAAGCAAGGCCATCCGGATCGGGATCGGGTTGTAGTAAAAGGGCTATTTTATCACCATTTAATAAAATATCTCGAACTTCCTTAACTCGATGCGTACTTTCAATATGCCGAAGTTCAGCACTAATCGGCCTGCTTAACAGCTCTGTCCAAGAAAGCACAAGCTCTCTATCATTATCAACCAACTTTCTAGGAACTTCTTCCGGATCCCCTATTTGAAAAGAAAGTATTCTTGATTTAGGCAATTCATCTAAAATATATTCACGAACAATTGAATATTTATCATGATCTTTTAGAGAAAGAACAACACAAATTGGATTGTACCCACTCCATTGATGGTAAAAAGAAGCCTTTGTAATATCACCCTTAACTAGAATTTCTTCAATGTCTTTTGAATCTTCACAAGCTTCAAGGAGAGATGCCTGAAGTTGATTTTGTTTGTTCGGCAGCCAGACTTTAATATCCATATTCTTCTGTATATGCACCAAGGTTGAAGCCAATTCGGGGTCATCACAAATAACTAAAAAAAGTCCACGCTTTGAATCCATTTAATACACCTTAATACCAAATTCCACTTTAAACAAAAAAGCGAAATCTTTTAAATTATTCTTGCACGATAGCCCATGCTACAATATTTTACCAAATCGATTAGAAAGTAGAAAATACTGTTGCATTTTCCACTCTACACTATATTGCATTAATTCTGTATGATCAGGTAATTTGCTTAGAACATTTTAAGCTGAACTCATTGAGGACATAAGATGACAGAAATACTCGGTTTTAATAACCTAACCAAAGCTTTAAGCTTCAATCTTTATGATTTTGCTGTTGCCCTAAATGACGAGGAAAGGGCTTCCTATATCCGTTACATTGACGAAAGATACTCAGCAAAGCAAATAGAGTCTCAATTAATCAGAATAGCAGAAATTATCGATGCAGAAGTGCTGAATGTTAGTTCAAAAGATTTTGATCCCTATGGAGCGAGTGTTGTCCTTTTAATGAGCGATTTAAAAGGAGATCAAGCTACTAAAGAAGCTAATAAAGCCTCGAATCTAATGGCTCAATCTACTGTTTCTATTCACTTAGATAAAAGTCATATCTGCGCACACACTTATCCTGATAGTCTGGATCCTTCAGGAATTTGTAGTTTTCGTGTCGATATAGATATTGCAACTTGTGGAAGTATTTCGCCTTTGTATGCTCTCGATTTTATGTTCAAAGCCTTTGAAACTGATGTGGTTTGTGTGGATTATGTTGTGCGCGGTTTTGCACGTACTAAAAACAATGAGAAAATATTTATGGACCATGAAATGTCCAGTATTACTAAGTATGTTTCTCCTTTAATTTTAAGAGATTACGACACTATTGATCAAAATTCACCAGAACACCATACTTTTCAAACTATGTTTTGTCGTAGAGAATTAGATGAAAGTTCTTATTTCAGAAACCCAAGAACTGTTCCAGCTGATATTGCTTCGGAAAAAATGGCTTTAATTCGTAAAGAAATGGAATCAATAGCAAAAATAAAAAGATAGTTTTTTAAATCATATAATATCCCATGTCTTATCAAGCCTCTATTTACTAGAGGTTTTGTTTTTATATATTTTCCATTTACTAATTTTAATTAAAATAAATTCATGTTAGAAATCTTTAAAATAATTTTATTAGTAACAAAAAAATTATTTTTACCTTAATTTAAGGGAATCATCATGAAGAATAAAATAAATTCAAATACTTATGGGACAATCTTAATATTAATTGCCTTCTTTTCTTGGGGACTTTCTCCTTTTTATTTTAAATCTATTAATATGGTGAATCCTTTTGAAATCCTAGCCCACAGAATTTTGTGGTCAATTCTATTTTTATTTGCAATTATTGCTATGAAAAAGCAGATTTTTAAAATTATAGAAGTTTTTTATTCTCCTAAAACTATATTAACATTAACTTGTACTGCAATTTTGATTTCTGCTAATTGGTTTACTTACATTTGGGCAGTAATAAATAATCATTTAACCGAATCAAGTTTTGGTTACTTTATATCACCAATTTTTAATATTTTTTTA of Pigmentibacter sp. JX0631 contains these proteins:
- a CDS encoding DHHA1 domain-containing protein → MDSKRGLFLVICDDPELASTLVHIQKNMDIKVWLPNKQNQLQASLLEACEDSKDIEEILVKGDITKASFYHQWSGYNPICVVLSLKDHDKYSIVREYILDELPKSRILSFQIGDPEEVPRKLVDNDRELVLSWTELLSRPISAELRHIESTHRVKEVRDILLNGDKIALLLQPDPDPDGLASALALRCLLGRNKLSTPIVSFGKVTRPENIAMMQLLDLEVLTIKPQDLSNFDKVALLDTQPAHFTFPLPRVDVIIDHHPMVGNYQNIPYCDIRSKYGATSTILTEYLRAAAVNIGQRLATALIYGIKADTLHLNREVIDADLYAFVSLYPDINYNLLRRMEKPEIPMAFAPLLANALLKMEYQDKLLVSYLTNVTREDLIPQVADFMLQFEGIEWVVCAGVFEENLVMSIRNVGYVKNAGDVVRKIIANVGFGSGGGHRTMAKAIFPVNQWKEKISSIKEDIVKKSLLNLFVEEAL
- a CDS encoding S-adenosylmethionine decarboxylase — protein: MTEILGFNNLTKALSFNLYDFAVALNDEERASYIRYIDERYSAKQIESQLIRIAEIIDAEVLNVSSKDFDPYGASVVLLMSDLKGDQATKEANKASNLMAQSTVSIHLDKSHICAHTYPDSLDPSGICSFRVDIDIATCGSISPLYALDFMFKAFETDVVCVDYVVRGFARTKNNEKIFMDHEMSSITKYVSPLILRDYDTIDQNSPEHHTFQTMFCRRELDESSYFRNPRTVPADIASEKMALIRKEMESIAKIKR